A part of Bacillus thuringiensis genomic DNA contains:
- a CDS encoding phosphatase PAP2 family protein: MKKFKLSSFLPLSYILLLVLVSPLYDVLNKSTVHAVDVTTVVDDWIPFVKAFIIPYLLWFPYLYGALIYYCFADRKQYYVTLSSIVLGKLACFSIYYFWQTTVPRPTVVGSDVFSELVRYIYSIDQPVNCFPSIHVLTTFVIMLAAFKRREQHAFEYYILTFFGTLIILSTLFTKQHAFVDAISGMTLASILYFGVQLLLVKETVRVPVKQNHKM, translated from the coding sequence ATGAAGAAATTTAAACTTTCATCTTTTCTTCCGTTAAGTTATATACTTCTACTCGTACTCGTAAGTCCCCTTTACGATGTATTAAATAAATCTACTGTACACGCAGTAGATGTCACAACTGTAGTAGATGATTGGATTCCATTTGTGAAAGCATTTATTATTCCTTATTTACTTTGGTTTCCATACTTATACGGCGCACTTATTTATTACTGCTTTGCAGATCGAAAACAATATTATGTCACTTTAAGTAGTATAGTTCTTGGAAAACTTGCTTGTTTTTCTATTTATTATTTTTGGCAGACAACTGTACCACGTCCAACAGTCGTTGGATCAGACGTATTTTCCGAACTAGTCCGCTATATTTATAGTATCGATCAACCGGTAAACTGTTTCCCTAGCATTCACGTTCTTACTACCTTTGTCATTATGCTAGCTGCCTTTAAACGTAGAGAACAACATGCTTTTGAATATTACATTCTTACCTTCTTCGGTACGCTTATTATTTTATCAACGTTATTTACGAAGCAACACGCATTTGTAGACGCCATTTCTGGAATGACGCTTGCAAGCATACTTTATTTCGGCGTTCAGCTTCTATTAGTAAAAGAAACCGTACGTGTTCCAGTAAAACAAAATCATAAAATGTAA
- a CDS encoding PTS transporter subunit IIC encodes MKEYIMSRVFKASAGIAQGIFVSLGIGLLIENIGRIVDIPLLITIGVVAKSLMAPAIGAGIAFMLGANGLVIFSAMVAGAIGAGSISITEAGLIIKTGEPIGALLTATLAVYIGKRLSGKTALDMMLVPFAAILGSGLVGIWLAQNISPVLNAVGAFIKESSAGSPFIASIVIAVVWGLLLISPASSAALAIALSLDGVAGGAALAGCVAQFIGFSVISAKENNLGGILAQALCTPKVQLPNITKNPMILVPTVVASAIVGPVSALIFQLEAGKEIAGLGLSSLIAPINLISSQGWEVVPAMVITYIIIPVAVSYILYIALKKAGRIHSGDMTVPQS; translated from the coding sequence ATGAAGGAATATATAATGTCTCGTGTATTTAAAGCATCTGCTGGTATCGCACAAGGTATTTTCGTATCCCTCGGAATTGGTTTACTGATCGAAAATATAGGAAGAATTGTTGATATTCCGTTGCTTATTACAATCGGAGTTGTTGCAAAATCACTTATGGCACCAGCCATTGGTGCCGGAATTGCTTTTATGCTCGGTGCAAACGGTCTTGTAATTTTCTCAGCTATGGTAGCTGGAGCGATTGGTGCCGGATCTATCTCGATTACTGAAGCAGGTCTAATCATTAAAACAGGTGAGCCAATCGGTGCATTATTAACAGCAACTTTAGCTGTATATATTGGTAAACGTTTAAGTGGAAAAACTGCATTAGATATGATGCTCGTTCCATTTGCGGCAATATTAGGTTCTGGTTTAGTAGGCATTTGGTTAGCACAAAATATTAGTCCGGTTTTAAATGCAGTTGGAGCATTCATTAAAGAGAGTTCAGCTGGTAGCCCGTTTATCGCTTCTATCGTGATAGCAGTAGTTTGGGGACTATTACTTATCTCTCCAGCTTCATCAGCTGCGTTAGCGATCGCACTTAGCTTAGACGGTGTTGCAGGTGGTGCTGCTCTTGCCGGCTGCGTTGCTCAGTTTATCGGATTCTCTGTTATTTCAGCGAAAGAAAATAATTTAGGTGGCATATTAGCTCAGGCGCTTTGTACTCCGAAAGTGCAGTTGCCAAATATCACTAAAAACCCGATGATTCTCGTCCCAACTGTCGTCGCCAGTGCTATAGTTGGTCCAGTGTCCGCATTAATTTTCCAACTGGAAGCAGGAAAAGAAATTGCAGGTCTTGGATTAAGTTCTCTTATCGCACCAATTAATTTAATTTCCAGCCAAGGATGGGAAGTTGTCCCAGCGATGGTAATCACTTATATCATCATTCCAGTAGCTGTTTCTTATATACTTTACATTGCGCTTAAAAAAGCAGGTCGTATTCATTCTGGTGATATGACTGTACCGCAATCTTAA
- a CDS encoding L-lactate dehydrogenase yields MKRNTRKIAIIGTGLVGSSCAYSIVNQGICEELLLIDINHERAVGEAMDLSHCINFTNTRTKVYAGSYEDCKDMDIVIITAGPAPKPGQSRLDTLGASAKIMESVVGGVMESGFDGIFLLASNPVDIITYQVWKLSGLPRNRVIGTGTSLDSSRLRTILSEMLHVDPRSIHGYSLGEHGDSQMVAWSHVTVGGKPILQILEEKKDQFGEIDLDEIVEKTAKAGWEIYKRKGTTYYGIGNSLAYIASSIFNDDHRVIAVSAILDGEYGEYDICTGVPAIITRDGMKEVVELNLTEDEESRFAKSNDTLRDYMKTIGY; encoded by the coding sequence ATGAAACGAAATACAAGAAAAATTGCAATTATCGGTACTGGATTAGTTGGATCAAGTTGTGCATATTCCATTGTCAATCAAGGCATTTGCGAAGAGCTATTATTAATTGATATAAATCATGAACGTGCAGTTGGGGAAGCAATGGATTTATCACACTGCATTAACTTTACAAATACAAGAACAAAAGTATATGCAGGAAGCTATGAAGACTGCAAAGATATGGACATTGTTATTATTACAGCAGGACCAGCACCAAAACCAGGGCAAAGTCGTTTAGATACTTTAGGAGCAAGCGCAAAGATTATGGAGAGCGTTGTTGGCGGCGTAATGGAAAGTGGATTTGATGGTATTTTCTTACTTGCATCGAACCCAGTTGATATTATTACATATCAAGTGTGGAAATTATCTGGATTACCTAGAAATCGTGTGATCGGTACTGGTACATCGCTAGATTCTTCTCGCTTAAGAACAATTTTATCTGAAATGTTACATGTAGATCCTCGTAGTATTCATGGGTATTCATTAGGAGAACATGGTGATTCTCAAATGGTTGCTTGGTCACACGTAACTGTTGGTGGAAAACCAATTTTGCAAATTTTAGAAGAGAAAAAAGACCAATTTGGTGAAATAGATTTAGATGAAATTGTTGAGAAGACTGCAAAAGCTGGATGGGAAATTTATAAACGTAAAGGAACTACTTATTACGGAATCGGAAATTCTCTAGCATATATTGCGAGTTCAATCTTTAACGATGATCACCGTGTAATTGCTGTATCAGCTATTTTAGATGGTGAGTATGGTGAATATGATATTTGTACAGGAGTACCAGCTATTATTACTAGAGACGGTATGAAAGAGGTTGTAGAGCTAAATTTAACAGAGGATGAAGAATCTCGATTCGCAAAATCAAACGATACTTTACGTGATTATATGAAAACAATTGGTTACTAA
- a CDS encoding spore coat protein — translation MNEKDMVNDYLAGLNASLTSYANYISQSDNEQLHQTLIQIRNQDEMRQRDMYEYAKQKSYYKPAAPANPMIVQQLKGQLSAE, via the coding sequence ATGAATGAAAAAGATATGGTAAACGATTATTTAGCAGGATTAAATGCAAGTTTAACAAGTTATGCAAATTATATTTCTCAGTCTGATAATGAACAGTTACATCAAACGTTAATCCAAATTCGTAATCAAGATGAGATGCGCCAACGCGATATGTATGAGTACGCAAAGCAAAAGAGTTATTACAAGCCGGCAGCACCTGCTAATCCAATGATTGTACAGCAATTAAAGGGTCAATTAAGTGCGGAATAA
- a CDS encoding TetR/AcrR family transcriptional regulator produces the protein MSPRIGLTLPKIVETAAEIADANGIQEVTLASLAQRLGVRSPSLYNHVKGLQDVRKNLGIYGIKQLHNRLEEAAEGKRMDEAIHALGAAYVAFVRKHPGLYEATFVRDEEVRKAGDGIVKLCLQVLQQYGLEGENALHATRGFRSICHGFASIEQQGGFGLPLDLDISLHVLLETFIKGLHVMRE, from the coding sequence ATGTCACCGAGAATCGGACTTACATTACCTAAAATTGTAGAAACAGCGGCAGAAATTGCAGATGCAAATGGAATACAAGAAGTAACGTTAGCTTCATTAGCGCAAAGATTAGGGGTACGTTCGCCCTCACTATATAATCACGTGAAAGGGTTACAAGATGTACGGAAAAATCTTGGTATTTACGGAATAAAACAGCTGCATAACAGACTGGAAGAAGCGGCCGAGGGTAAACGTATGGATGAAGCAATTCATGCTTTAGGAGCAGCGTATGTAGCATTCGTCCGCAAACATCCTGGACTCTATGAAGCAACTTTTGTACGAGATGAAGAAGTAAGAAAAGCGGGTGACGGAATTGTAAAGCTTTGCCTTCAGGTTTTACAACAATACGGCTTAGAAGGAGAGAATGCCCTTCATGCGACACGTGGATTCAGAAGTATTTGTCATGGATTTGCGTCGATTGAACAGCAGGGTGGATTTGGCCTGCCGTTAGATTTAGATATAAGTTTACATGTATTATTGGAAACGTTTATTAAAGGATTACATGTAATGAGAGAGTGA
- a CDS encoding MBL fold metallo-hydrolase: MRVIHEKTVYQLSFLPRVFPVNCYFVEEEDGLTLIDAALPYSAKGILQASEKIGKPITKIVLTHAHDDHIGALDALKEVLPNVPVYISKRDAKLLEGDTTLQEDEPNIPIKGGVPKKVKTVPDVLLEDGDRVGSLLAIMTPGHTPGSMSFLDVRNKALIVGDAFQTRGGMAVSGQMKFWFPFPAMATWSKEIALQSAEKLREYEPSLLAAGHGKMINDPGAIIELVIKEAKRNIESRKEG; the protein is encoded by the coding sequence ATGAGAGTGATACATGAAAAAACGGTATATCAATTGTCATTTTTGCCAAGAGTGTTTCCTGTGAATTGTTACTTTGTCGAGGAAGAAGATGGTTTAACTTTAATTGATGCGGCTTTGCCATATAGCGCAAAAGGAATTTTACAGGCGTCTGAGAAAATAGGGAAACCAATTACTAAGATTGTATTAACACATGCGCATGATGATCATATCGGTGCATTAGACGCATTAAAGGAAGTACTTCCTAATGTTCCAGTCTATATTTCTAAGAGGGACGCAAAACTGTTAGAAGGAGATACGACGTTACAAGAGGATGAGCCGAATATACCGATAAAAGGCGGTGTACCTAAAAAAGTAAAAACGGTACCTGATGTTTTATTAGAAGATGGCGACCGAGTTGGATCGCTGCTTGCGATTATGACACCGGGACATACGCCAGGATCCATGTCATTCCTTGATGTAAGAAATAAAGCTCTTATTGTTGGGGATGCATTCCAAACAAGAGGAGGTATGGCTGTTTCGGGACAAATGAAATTTTGGTTTCCATTTCCTGCGATGGCAACGTGGAGTAAAGAAATAGCATTACAAAGTGCAGAGAAGCTAAGAGAATATGAGCCGTCCTTGCTTGCGGCAGGGCATGGAAAAATGATAAATGATCCAGGTGCTATCATAGAGCTTGTTATTAAGGAAGCTAAGCGGAATATAGAAAGTAGAAAAGAGGGTTAA
- a CDS encoding acyl-CoA dehydrogenase family protein, whose protein sequence is MKEEIFMEKTVGNAVKGGSFLVDEITIDQVFTPEDFSSEHKMIAKTTEDFIVNEVLPELEYLEQHEFDRSVRLLKEAGELGLLGADVPEEYGGIGLDKVSSALIAEKFSRAGGFAITHGAHVGIGSLPIVLFGNEEQKKKYLPLLATGEKLAAYALTEPGSGSDALGAKTTARLNAEGTHYVLNGEKQWITNSAFADVFIVYAKIDGEHFSAFIVEKEYAGVSTSPEEKKMGIKCSSTRTLILEDALVPKENLLGEIGKGHIIAFNILNIGRYKLGVGTVGSAKRAVEISAQYANQRQQFKQPIARFPLIQEKLANMAAKTYAAESSVYRTVGLFESRMSTLSEEEVKDGKAVAASIAEYAIECSLNKVFGSEVLDYTVDEGVQIHGGYGFMAEYEIERMYRDSRINRIFEGTNEINRLIVPGTFLRKAMKGELPLLQKAQKLQEELMMMMPEEVGDEPLALQKYLVSNAKKIGLMVAGLAAQKYGKALDKEQEILVNIADIVSNLYAMESAVLRTEKAIKTTGLEKNKQKVLYTEVFCQEAFNEIEADAKETLIAVENGDMLRMMLSSLRKLTRHTPLNVIPKKREIAAKILEDERYTV, encoded by the coding sequence ATGAAGGAGGAAATTTTCATGGAAAAAACAGTAGGAAATGCGGTTAAAGGTGGTAGCTTTTTAGTAGATGAGATTACGATTGATCAAGTGTTTACGCCAGAAGATTTTTCATCTGAGCATAAAATGATTGCAAAAACGACAGAGGACTTTATCGTAAATGAAGTTCTTCCAGAGCTTGAATATTTAGAGCAACATGAGTTTGATCGTTCTGTTCGTCTTTTAAAAGAAGCTGGGGAACTTGGTTTATTAGGCGCTGACGTACCAGAAGAGTATGGCGGAATTGGTCTTGATAAAGTAAGTTCAGCGTTAATCGCAGAGAAATTCTCGCGCGCTGGTGGCTTTGCAATTACTCACGGTGCTCACGTAGGTATCGGGTCATTACCAATCGTATTATTCGGTAACGAAGAGCAAAAGAAAAAGTATTTACCATTACTTGCAACTGGTGAAAAATTAGCTGCATACGCATTAACAGAGCCAGGTTCAGGATCTGATGCATTAGGTGCAAAAACAACTGCACGTTTAAATGCAGAAGGTACACATTACGTATTAAATGGTGAAAAACAATGGATTACAAACTCTGCATTCGCTGACGTATTTATCGTATACGCAAAAATTGATGGAGAGCACTTCTCAGCATTTATCGTAGAGAAAGAATATGCTGGCGTATCTACAAGCCCAGAAGAAAAGAAAATGGGTATTAAATGTTCTTCAACTCGTACGTTAATTTTGGAAGATGCATTAGTACCGAAAGAAAACTTACTTGGTGAAATCGGTAAAGGTCATATTATCGCGTTCAACATTTTAAATATCGGTCGTTATAAATTAGGTGTTGGTACAGTTGGATCTGCGAAACGTGCAGTAGAAATTTCAGCACAATATGCAAACCAACGTCAACAGTTCAAACAACCAATCGCTCGCTTCCCATTAATTCAAGAGAAACTTGCGAATATGGCAGCGAAAACATATGCAGCTGAAAGCTCTGTATACCGTACAGTAGGTTTATTCGAAAGCCGCATGAGCACATTATCAGAAGAGGAAGTAAAGGACGGTAAAGCAGTAGCAGCGTCTATCGCTGAATATGCAATCGAGTGTTCTTTAAATAAAGTATTCGGTTCTGAAGTACTAGATTATACAGTTGATGAAGGTGTTCAAATTCACGGTGGTTACGGATTTATGGCAGAGTATGAGATTGAAAGAATGTACCGCGATTCTCGTATTAACCGTATTTTCGAAGGAACGAACGAAATTAACCGCCTAATCGTACCAGGTACGTTCTTACGTAAAGCGATGAAAGGTGAATTACCACTTCTTCAAAAAGCACAAAAATTACAAGAAGAGTTAATGATGATGATGCCAGAAGAAGTAGGCGATGAGCCATTAGCACTTCAAAAGTATTTAGTAAGTAACGCTAAGAAAATCGGTTTAATGGTAGCTGGATTAGCTGCTCAAAAATATGGTAAAGCATTAGATAAAGAGCAAGAAATTCTTGTGAATATTGCTGACATCGTAAGCAACCTATACGCAATGGAGTCAGCTGTTCTTCGTACAGAAAAGGCAATTAAAACAACTGGTCTTGAAAAGAATAAACAAAAAGTGTTATACACTGAAGTATTCTGCCAAGAAGCATTCAACGAAATCGAAGCAGATGCGAAAGAAACACTTATCGCAGTTGAAAACGGCGACATGCTGCGCATGATGTTATCATCATTACGCAAATTAACTCGCCACACACCACTTAACGTAATTCCGAAGAAACGTGAAATCGCTGCGAAAATTTTAGAAGATGAGCGTTACACAGTTTAA
- a CDS encoding acetyl-CoA C-acetyltransferase, translating to MREAVIVAGARTPIGKAKRGSLKTVRPDDLGALVVKETLKRANYEGPIDDLIFGCAMPEAEQGLNMARNIGGLAGLSYDVPAITINRYCSSGLQSIAYGAERIMLGHSEAVLSGGAESMSLVPMMGHVVRPNSRLVEAAPEYYMGMGHTAEQVAVKYGISREEQDAFAVRSHQRAAKALAAGNFADETVSVDVTLRTVGSNNKLQEETIIFAQDEGVRAETSLDILGKLRPAFNVRGSVTAGNSSQMSDGAASVLLMDREKAVSDGMKPLAKFRSFAVAGVPPEVMGIGPIAAIPKALKLAGLELSDIGLFELNEAFASQSIQVIRELGLDEEKVNVNGGAIALGHPLGCTGAKLTLSLIHEMKRRNEQFGIVTMCIGGGMGAAGVFELL from the coding sequence ATGAGAGAAGCTGTCATTGTTGCGGGAGCAAGAACACCAATTGGAAAAGCAAAGAGGGGTTCATTAAAAACAGTTCGTCCTGACGATCTAGGGGCGTTAGTAGTAAAGGAAACGTTAAAGCGTGCGAATTATGAAGGACCAATCGACGATTTAATTTTCGGTTGTGCGATGCCAGAAGCAGAGCAAGGGTTAAATATGGCTCGTAATATCGGCGGACTAGCAGGACTTTCTTATGATGTTCCAGCTATTACAATTAACCGTTACTGTTCTTCAGGGTTACAAAGTATCGCTTACGGAGCAGAGCGCATTATGCTTGGTCACTCGGAAGCTGTATTATCAGGCGGAGCGGAATCAATGAGTTTAGTTCCGATGATGGGACACGTTGTTCGTCCAAATAGTCGCCTTGTAGAAGCAGCTCCAGAATATTATATGGGTATGGGACATACAGCAGAGCAAGTTGCTGTGAAATATGGAATTTCTCGTGAAGAACAAGATGCATTTGCAGTAAGAAGTCATCAACGTGCTGCGAAAGCATTAGCTGCAGGGAACTTTGCTGATGAAACAGTATCTGTAGATGTAACGTTACGTACTGTTGGATCAAACAATAAACTGCAAGAAGAAACAATCATTTTTGCACAAGATGAAGGTGTAAGAGCAGAAACGTCGCTAGACATTTTAGGTAAATTACGTCCAGCATTTAACGTTCGCGGTTCTGTAACAGCTGGTAACTCTTCACAAATGAGTGACGGTGCAGCATCTGTATTATTAATGGATCGTGAAAAAGCAGTGAGTGATGGCATGAAACCACTTGCGAAATTCCGTTCATTTGCAGTAGCTGGCGTACCACCAGAAGTAATGGGAATCGGCCCAATCGCTGCAATTCCAAAGGCGTTAAAATTAGCTGGTTTAGAGCTATCTGATATCGGCCTATTCGAACTAAATGAAGCATTTGCTTCTCAATCGATCCAAGTTATTCGTGAACTTGGTTTAGATGAAGAAAAAGTAAACGTAAACGGTGGTGCAATTGCACTTGGACATCCACTTGGCTGTACAGGAGCAAAACTAACACTATCCCTTATTCATGAAATGAAACGCCGCAATGAGCAATTCGGTATCGTAACAATGTGTATCGGCGGCGGAATGGGAGCAGCAGGAGTGTTTGAATTACTTTAA
- a CDS encoding 3-hydroxyacyl-CoA dehydrogenase/enoyl-CoA hydratase family protein yields the protein MFQIKKAAVLGSGVMGSGIAAHLANIGIPTLLLDIVPPALTKEEEAKGLTLEHKSVRNRFSNTAVQKLLKQKPAPLTVKGNLALIEAGNLEDDLERLADVDWIIEVVVENLDIKKKLFEKVDAVRKPGSIVSSNTSGISVEKMAEGRSDDFQKHFLGTHFFNPPRYLKLLEVIPTKETDPQVLSFMKLFGEDVLGKGVVIAKDTPNFIGNRIGTYGLLVTLQEMIKRGYSIGEVDSVTGPLIGRPKSATFRTLDVVGLDTFVHVANNVYENVQEEERDVFKVPAFMHDMLEKKWLGSKTGQGFFLKQGKEILELNPETMEYEARKKLKAASVELSKQEKGLANKLKALVYAKDRAGELLWNIITPTLLYSAKLHKEIADDIVAIDQAMKWGFGWEQGPFEVWDAIGVEKSVQKMEENGVVVPTWVKEMVEKGFTTFYKHDNGDSYYYDNGEYKLIERNKKAISLKQLKAKNGVLKKNSGASLIDLGDGILCLEFHSKSNAIGMDITQMINYAVDEVEKNYKGLVIGNQSKNFCVGANLAMILMEAQDDNYFEIEWVVKNFQDAMTKIKYSSKPVVAAPYGMTLGGGTEVCLPAASIQASSETYMGLVEVGVGLIPGGGGNKELYIKHLNKMPKGVEFDLQKVANKVFESVAMAKVSTSAQEAVSNNFLGDKDGISVNGDHLLYDAKQKALALYEAGYKAPIRKKIPVVGETGYATLVLGAEAMHLSGYISEHDLHIAKKLAYVIAGGKVPYGTEVDEQYLLDVEREAFISLVSEMKSQARMQHMLVKGKPLRN from the coding sequence ATGTTCCAAATTAAAAAGGCTGCTGTTCTAGGGTCAGGCGTAATGGGTTCAGGGATTGCGGCACACTTAGCTAATATTGGTATTCCGACATTATTGCTTGATATTGTACCACCTGCGCTAACAAAAGAAGAGGAAGCGAAGGGACTTACATTAGAACATAAAAGTGTGAGAAATCGTTTTAGTAATACGGCTGTGCAAAAACTATTAAAGCAAAAACCAGCTCCTCTGACAGTGAAAGGAAATCTAGCACTGATTGAAGCAGGTAACTTAGAAGATGATCTTGAGCGTCTAGCTGATGTTGATTGGATTATTGAAGTAGTAGTTGAAAACTTAGATATTAAAAAGAAACTATTTGAAAAAGTAGATGCTGTTCGTAAACCGGGTTCTATTGTAAGCTCGAATACGTCAGGCATTTCAGTAGAAAAAATGGCAGAAGGTCGTTCAGACGACTTCCAGAAACACTTCTTAGGCACACACTTTTTTAACCCACCACGATATTTAAAACTTCTAGAGGTAATACCGACGAAAGAAACAGATCCACAAGTATTAAGCTTCATGAAACTATTTGGCGAAGACGTTCTTGGAAAAGGCGTTGTTATCGCAAAAGATACACCAAACTTTATTGGAAACCGCATCGGTACGTACGGTTTACTTGTTACTCTTCAAGAGATGATAAAACGCGGCTATAGCATTGGGGAAGTTGATTCTGTAACAGGCCCACTTATTGGTCGTCCGAAGAGCGCAACGTTCCGCACATTAGATGTTGTCGGTTTAGATACATTCGTACACGTTGCAAATAACGTATATGAAAATGTGCAAGAAGAAGAGCGTGATGTATTTAAAGTACCAGCTTTCATGCATGACATGCTTGAGAAAAAATGGCTTGGAAGTAAAACAGGTCAAGGCTTCTTCTTAAAACAAGGAAAAGAAATTTTAGAATTAAATCCTGAAACGATGGAATACGAAGCGCGTAAAAAATTAAAAGCTGCATCCGTAGAGTTAAGTAAACAAGAAAAAGGATTAGCGAATAAATTGAAAGCGCTTGTATACGCGAAAGACCGTGCAGGAGAGTTGTTATGGAACATCATTACACCGACTCTTTTATACTCTGCAAAACTTCATAAAGAAATTGCTGACGATATCGTTGCGATTGACCAAGCGATGAAGTGGGGCTTTGGCTGGGAGCAAGGGCCGTTTGAAGTTTGGGATGCAATCGGCGTTGAAAAGTCTGTTCAAAAGATGGAAGAAAACGGCGTAGTTGTTCCGACTTGGGTGAAAGAAATGGTAGAGAAAGGTTTCACTACTTTCTATAAACATGATAACGGCGATAGCTACTATTACGATAATGGCGAATATAAGCTAATCGAACGTAATAAAAAAGCCATTTCTCTTAAACAATTAAAAGCGAAAAATGGCGTATTAAAGAAAAATAGCGGAGCGAGCTTAATTGATTTAGGTGACGGCATCCTTTGCTTAGAATTCCATTCGAAGAGTAATGCAATCGGTATGGATATTACGCAAATGATTAACTACGCTGTTGATGAAGTAGAAAAGAATTATAAAGGTCTTGTTATCGGTAATCAATCGAAGAACTTCTGCGTTGGTGCGAACCTAGCAATGATCTTAATGGAAGCGCAAGACGACAACTACTTTGAAATTGAGTGGGTTGTGAAAAACTTCCAAGATGCAATGACGAAAATTAAGTACTCTTCTAAGCCAGTTGTAGCAGCACCATATGGTATGACGCTTGGCGGAGGTACAGAAGTTTGCTTACCAGCAGCGAGCATTCAAGCTTCTAGCGAAACGTATATGGGCTTAGTAGAAGTTGGTGTTGGCTTAATCCCTGGCGGAGGCGGTAATAAAGAGCTATACATTAAACACTTAAATAAAATGCCAAAAGGTGTAGAGTTTGACCTGCAAAAAGTTGCGAATAAAGTATTCGAATCTGTAGCGATGGCGAAAGTTTCTACATCAGCACAAGAAGCTGTCTCGAACAACTTCTTAGGCGATAAAGACGGTATTAGTGTGAATGGTGATCACTTACTATATGATGCGAAACAAAAAGCACTTGCTTTATATGAAGCTGGCTATAAAGCACCAATCCGTAAAAAGATACCAGTTGTTGGTGAAACAGGATATGCAACTCTTGTACTTGGTGCAGAAGCAATGCATTTATCAGGTTACATTTCTGAGCATGATCTTCACATTGCGAAGAAACTTGCATATGTCATTGCGGGCGGAAAAGTGCCGTACGGAACAGAAGTTGATGAGCAGTACTTATTAGATGTAGAACGTGAAGCATTTATTAGCTTAGTAAGTGAAATGAAATCACAAGCAAGAATGCAGCACATGCTTGTAAAAGGAAAGCCATTACGTAACTAA
- a CDS encoding YuzL family protein — MAKLKKNPSKAGISAASVTGNAGPHNHGVEKGRQGNNQQYKKHNMGEK, encoded by the coding sequence ATGGCAAAACTTAAGAAAAACCCTTCAAAAGCTGGAATTAGCGCAGCGAGTGTAACTGGAAATGCAGGTCCGCATAATCACGGCGTGGAAAAGGGCCGTCAAGGTAATAACCAACAATACAAGAAGCATAATATGGGCGAAAAATAA
- a CDS encoding D-alanyl-D-alanine carboxypeptidase family protein, whose amino-acid sequence MKRTIVMIVMIATLFTGMIFFSYAQRQQTVRADQPSITGQYGITIDADTGEILYGKREDERSYPASIAKMMTTLLLLENVKEDEEITITENAIKTESQSKKIKLRAGEKLKRDEALKLMLIISADPIAESIAEHIAGSKNEFVKMMNARAKELGTKHATFKNASGADALGNKVSPYDIAMITKEALKYPVVLEYMNSTRTTLHTSERSPNIANYGREELYDDPYAIGSKSGLSALGKYTVVTVDEKNGKRVINVVLSSTRTQLYPDTKKMAHYAFQQLK is encoded by the coding sequence ATGAAACGAACAATAGTTATGATTGTAATGATTGCTACACTATTTACAGGGATGATTTTCTTCTCTTACGCACAAAGACAGCAAACTGTAAGAGCCGATCAACCTAGCATCACTGGACAATACGGCATTACAATCGATGCGGACACAGGTGAAATTTTGTATGGAAAACGAGAAGATGAGCGCTCTTATCCGGCTAGTATAGCCAAAATGATGACAACCCTTCTTTTACTAGAGAATGTAAAAGAAGATGAAGAAATTACAATTACAGAGAACGCAATTAAAACAGAAAGTCAAAGTAAGAAAATTAAACTTCGTGCTGGGGAAAAGTTAAAGCGTGATGAGGCATTAAAACTGATGCTTATCATTAGTGCAGACCCAATAGCCGAATCCATCGCGGAACATATCGCAGGATCAAAAAATGAATTTGTAAAAATGATGAATGCTAGAGCGAAGGAACTTGGTACAAAGCATGCGACTTTCAAAAACGCAAGTGGTGCTGATGCACTCGGAAATAAAGTGTCACCATATGACATTGCTATGATTACGAAAGAAGCATTAAAGTACCCAGTTGTTTTAGAATATATGAATTCAACGCGTACAACTCTACATACTTCAGAACGCTCTCCAAACATCGCAAACTATGGACGAGAAGAACTATATGACGATCCATATGCAATTGGAAGTAAAAGCGGTCTATCAGCACTCGGAAAATATACGGTCGTAACAGTGGATGAAAAAAACGGTAAACGCGTCATTAATGTTGTATTATCTTCTACTCGCACGCAGCTATATCCTGATACGAAAAAAATGGCACATTACGCATTTCAACAATTAAAATAA